The DNA sequence aattGACAGCACAATTTACATCAAACTCAAGCGCGATTGCAAACtgcataataatatttttacttaATAAGACATCGAAGGATCGATTCCAATTataattagtattatttttttaaaaaaaaaaaattggtccaAAGAAGAAATATAAGGTGGTGTAATGTACTTTTCCTTTTGGGAggtttcaaattcaaatttttcaTCTTCCAATATCAAAATAATAAGGAAATTGATCCATTAGTAAGATAAGATGGATGAGAGAACAGCAAATATATAAATAGGAGTGTATATAAATCGATCTAATCTAACGATAGTCGATCGATTCAATTATAATCGACtaccaaaaattaaatatctaattgtGATCGAATccaatgttatttttgaatatccaattgATTAGATGTTTTATGGGTAtccaaaaatccaatacatcgaCATTcgaattaattagtattttcatttagtttgaattagtattatattttatattattatgtgtaaattatatatgtatatataaaaattaacattaaaattttacttttatttttcttaaattagattttatgCAATCCAATCTAATACATACTGGACCTATAATATTGGATGGATCCCGattcaaaaaatattagtgtaaaatattgaataacccaaattaaatcaataaatatatgtgaaataCATTTAACGGataaaaccgatccaatccaatatttaatggatgttggatcgattggatgactgaAATCAATTAGATCAGATCGGGCGATAAAATCTAACATCTAATATATGATTAGATCGGATCTGAATATGTCTAAAAATATTAGATGTGGTTCAATGAACACCtttatacaaaaccatacagtAATGAGTAGGCAGCCAAAAAGGGGGAaatttaaaaatactaaatttaattaatttgggaGTGGTTCAATAATTTGTTGAAGGAATATAAAGAAAGAGCTCTACTTTATCATCtgaataaaattgattttaaaagaaatttttacattaaaaatataaaatggtttttttattacatatatactcCCACGCGGCAGTAGTTACATTTgtataatttaagttttttttagttGCAATTTTACTACTTACACACACTGTACACATAATATCACTCTTTAAATGCAACTGAAGTGTCTACACATGTCAGTTGATTGACGCCTATCAATTCGTGCTTTccctatattttttttccttctttttttcattatcttttcAGTTttgtttcagttttttttttttttttaaaaaaaaaaattctccatAACTGGTCTTCTTTCCTAACCACAATCAAAACCCATTTTTTCACTACCCAATTTTCtgtcattttcttttctaacttCCGTTAACCGATTTTCCATAACTATTTGTCATCTATTTTCTTTGGTCTGAACTTATATATATTCATGGCTATTACTTGTTCTTCATCATCCCCTTCTCCATTGcgcaaaaaaatttgaaaatgagTGTTAATTAAATTTGTAGCAAATAAGTCCAAAGGAAAATACCCAGTTGTAGAAGATGATGACTCCGACTTTGCTCTGCCTGTATTGAAACGGGGGTCGTGGACCTGCGAAGAAGaaatttaaagtttatatttctTAGAAAATTTCCCCAACTTCTGAGAATAGGAAAAGGAAGGTTGAAGTTGATCATGGCTGAAGacgtttctgggaaaaaagctaatgttggtgttaatgttcgaaccgaggtttgtttttggttttcccccatttttgaaaaattttcatattcaacttttgtgggttttgtgtttattgatttctcattttgtaatagttttttcatagttttttaatagtgtaaacaccttctgtatgtattttttttaatatgttttttatctagttgtttcctgtccatttttatatcatcaatgggtaacaatgagatttatcatggatgttgatgctcaaagagtttttcctgcattttagtttgtatacagttgttttgtagttttattatagttttgctacttgcatatgttatttcattataaaactaatatgcaactatttgcacaaaacttactatgtataactactatttcttagtccccgtcaaattaaattcctacataatatataaactatcataaaacgataatgcaactataaggcaaccaaaacaaaaaataaacagacttatacataactggttgtaccttaattcgattttactcttcttattgtgtttttaaaaaaatatatttatattggaaaccaataatcaatcaaaatgtaactgtatataacgtagatgtattattcatgaggtttttttaaaatttttcacatcatacattgttttggatttggtgggagctccagatctgtttgttacagatctacatttcatgaatctggatttcgatattagggggagttgttttgatcgaataaaacagaaaacaaatgtgtaatttcagtttcttcacagttttttgattttttttcgtcattttctgtttagatcattgcaggtcttcttttccagttgatttcgccagaattaatggttgtattgtcctcattttggttgttttgcgatTTTGAAACGATCGAGGTATGTTCATCTTCAACGTTCGCTCTTTatagctgaaggcttagtgcatgtggtacttttgtaaatatttgtatgtggactgtataaatgtttaatgggccggtccagagtatttttgtaattttttttttccttttttgtatttttctatttttctcccATTTTAAAATAAGGTCTATTGAGGTTTATGAGTTCTTACAACCTgacaatatattaatattattattaaaattcttATATTAACAAAGCAATTTTTAAATAGCTTGATTTACTAAATTAAATACGAAAATACCATTCGAATAtcccttaaaaaattaaaaaaaaaaattatgggaaatcattttatatattattttttttaactttttttttttttcatttttataatttaggtTACTCCTATAGTTGCAGTGTAAGTTGTAATGTAAATTTAGATTGCGATTTAGATTGCTCCGTGTATTTCCgtttaaatacaaaaaaaaaattaaataaaaaaatggcaAACCCCCCTCCCCCAAtggaattatttcacaaatacacaacaataacaaaaaaaaaaaaaattacagaaatacggttgtactgaattttaaatatttttacaatttttgtaattttatttacagaaaatacggtcttttgatgtaattttatgttgtactcttgttaatttattgttgattttttgttatttatatgttattttttgttgttgttgttttgatattttttggatattattttcttattacttttatgtagtttacttgttattttcgtattgtttttattaaataatataaaaatatataaaaaagatctTCAAAtgtaaaataagtaaaaaaaaataatttatgtaattattccttatAAATACccttaataatgaaaattataataataattaggggttttttcttcataaatatggaaaaataTAGTAgagtttatatttttatggcataaataaataatgtaaaaaaagtATGGGATTAAAAAgtaattaaagtttaaaatatgaaaaaaaaacaataaatatatttaataaaacttgtaataataagGTTTGCCGAAAAAGTCGCTGGGAAAGTCTTTGGtgccggaaaaatcaccaaaaaagtCACTGGCACCGGAGAAGTTAGCGTCACCAGAAAAGTCACTGTCGCTAGAAAAATCGTCAAAAAAATCACCGTCACTAGAAAAAGTCACTAGAAAAGTCACCAGAAGTAAATATCTCTCagatataaacaaaaaatagaactgattctataacataatgaataaaagcaaataattcaaactagttgtaattgaaatataacttgttctgtaacataatgaataaaaataaataacacaaaataactcaaatcaGTTACAATTAAAATAGATACAATTCTATAACAGTGTTAtcatgaataaaaacaaataacacgaaACAACTCAAACgagttataactaaaatagaaccaattatataacaatgaatacaaacaagtaacacgtAATAACTCAAACTGAttacaattaaataataaagagaAAATCAGTTTCTAAAACactgaaacataaattaaaataaaactagtttCATAACAAAATACCTCATAACACATAATATCTCATAAAATCAATTATAGGTATAAAAATGAATAGAACCAGttccataataaaataaataaacacaaataacaacacacaataactcaaatataatataaagaaactgGTTATATTTATCAGctagttaaaaatttgagacaaaaaaattagttccgtaaagcaactaagataaaaactcacacacataaactagttaaataaaataattcaaacaaaAACATCCATTCAACATGCTCCAACCTACCAAATAATTAAACGCATACCATATCTACCCCAAAAATActcattcattatgttatataactggttttattttagttataaccggtttgagttatttcatattatttgtttttattcattataacactatTATAAAAtcagttctattttaattataactgttttaagttattttgtgttatttatttttatttattatgttacagaaccggttttatttcaattataaccgatttgagttattttgtataatttatttgtattcattatgttatagaaccagttttatttttatttatatccaATACATCTACTTCTGGTGACTTTTCCATTGACTTTTTCCAGCGACGGTGACTTTTCTGGTGACGGTGATTTGTCTCACCCTCTACTTAAGTTTAATACATAATAgagacatcatctataaaagtgggtatatttaaaagaatataaaaatgaaggtaaaaattaaaacatatataaaaaaataggtATACAATCTAATTTCCTCATAATACTtgagaaacttacaaaaatactagaatttgggttaacttttataaaaaatactgtcacacggaaatctttttaaaaatacagtatttttgtaaaacaccagtagatcACAAAACAGAATAACTCAAaataacagtagaacaactaaaaaacaccagtagaacaatagtgaaaacttaacacagtattctgcagtatgaaacttattaaaaacatagtaaaaaataaaaaataccgcctgatagtatttttataaaaaaaaaaatagtaaaaattaatataccatttAAATTTCCCTAATACCTACAGCCCAATCTTTACAATGGACTTGCGTTGGCCCAAAGGATACTAAGGACCTTTCCCCCAActtgtaaaaatatattaataagaaaaaatatgcTTACAAATTATTCACAAACAGAGCTACAAAGCCTACAATAATCCCTttccgaaaaaaaaaaaaaaaagctaataaTTGTAATTTAGGAAGGATTGATAACACTATTTATTTTAGAGTTAACGTTCGctgcttttattttttattttttttgtttgataaaAGCTGCTTGTTAGTTGTTACTCATGATGACTTTgcttttaaataaaagaaaaaaatgattgcTACATTTTTCTGCGTCATTATTGTTGAAATTCTTTAACACTTACAGAAATATATAAACTTTCagatttatatacaaatatgtTGCTAcatatttttaacaaaaaaatctaTTTCTAAAGAAACCTTTAATGATTCAAAGAAAAAAGAACATGGATTGTAGAtgagaaatttaattttctatacttaaaaaaactttaatattttattcttaaaccaatacatttcaaactaaaaaatatatgatacttttatctaaaacccaaaaatacccctctcataacTCAGCCCTATTTTTTCCAATCCGCATATGCATCGGACCCCCCCATCGGGCCCCATCGGCCCCGTCGGACCCAgctccctctctcttcctctctctcaaaccgaaaaaaaaaaccagggtttgatggtcggacccatcggaccctgggtttttttgttttgttttcagtTTGAGAGAGAGGGGGGCTGGTCCTCGGTGGTCgtcggaggtggtggaggtgagcCGTGCGTATTGTGGGTCTGACGGGTCGGTGGTCGTCGGAggtgagagagaggaagagagagggggtGCGCCGTGGGTATTGTGGGTCGGACGGTGGTCGTGCATGGTCGGGGGCTGCTGTCGGTGGTGGTGGGTGGTCGTCGGTGGCCGGGCGTGATGGTCGGGCGCTGAAGCTGTGGTCagcgagagggagagagagggtCGGGATGAGGCAGCCATGGACAGatgatttgagattttgatttttttcaaatggGAGGGGTATTTGTGGGATATTAGGAatgtggtcatatatgaccaataTTATTAAGTATGCATTTAgggaaaattttttaaaattttttaagtatagaaaatcaaatttccctcgTAGATTTTGTGGTGATGATCATCCAAGAAAGAAGAATACaagacttcttttttttttttggtaatttgtAACATAAATGTCTAATTTTAATTTccggttgtaaataaatatataagtttaatttataacggtaataatatttaaattatatttctgaaaatttatAAGTACAATAGAACatctatttaagaatattccattcaagaataacctctaatttgttataaaataatcaagtcccgatttgggccagttataaatttaagaataacctctaaattgtaattagttatacattttctaagtcccgtatcaacaaagtatacctccataaaagaataattacatcttaataaaatatatacatgtattttgtaaatttatctatgtaaaattaataattttattttaaattataatacatgtatgaaattatatttactttaaaatatttctattatgatatagtattaatgtttatttattgttattattgttacattgatatttttaaaatttttaatttttttctagtgtaactctatttagttataacctcccaattaaaatataatttacttagtgccaagtgtattcttggatagagatTCTACTGTACCTGGCTTGTTAAGTTATTATCCatatgtcattttcttatttacactatttttttttaaaaaaaaaattaaaaatttaataacctAGACCAATCAAGAAATTTACTTAACATTTAACAGTCAAGTACTACAcaaattctaaaattataacttaaattttattactataaaaaattaatttatttacaaccaaaaattaaatttaagttttatACCACAAATTACTTTTTCCTGTTTAGTATTCTCTTGACAGGAAAGAAGGAAATGATTAAGTTATCTTTAAGATTATTACCAATTTATaaactaataaattattaatttttaatatttttaatttaacttctcaataaattaaaaataaccaCTTAAAATATCTATACAATTAACTCATGATATTTTAATACACAACATTCACAATCactaaaattatcattttatgcaGATAGAATTTCATATAACAATACACAATAATAAATATGAGctcatattaaaattttaattcaataattaaatctgattaggTGCCATTTTTCATAatctctattttattttattttacataatatcatattttttttttctctgctttgcatatctttatatattaaaagtgcctatctaacgacaattcttggtttaacgattcctttttttatttagccttacacgattaacttaacagactgttaacgtttaacaaataaataaacccaataattaaaccaaaaaattaaacaatctttttttaaattaaaaaaaatatcttacccacatatctctctaacaaatttTTTACACTgcttcattcaaatttcaaaaaataaactcaataattaaaccaaaaaattaaacaatctttactATTAATCCATTCATCACACACAACAAAAGCCTCTCTCTCAATTTCACCTACTGAAACAGAATGCAATCATCAGTTGTTAATTCTCATTATTTTTGGTAAAATTTACACCTTTAATACTTCTTTGTTACTTTTGTTGTGCTATTTTGAGTGAAGGTGGCTTTATAATGAGCAGATGAAATTTTAATACTTCTTTGTTACTTTATAATCGAGACTTTGAGAATTGAGGGTTCCTTCTTTGTCTAATTTACACACGCTTTGcttattcttaattttgtaatatttattttttcaggtCAAATATGTTCTTGCTGCTATTATTTTAAGAACGGGAACAAATGCAACATATATtataaccttattattattgtttccaatatgtttttactggacataaaagtttaatttaaatttattattcaaatctctctaaattaaatattatttattttttattcatttatttccttccgaactcataatataatacttaatataaaacataGCATACGAGGCACGTAACAATATACtagtataatataaattaacagCAATATATATCTGCCTTTTATTTTCTTGTCTACCATCACATTATTAATTTCAatctgaaaaaagaaaagaaaatgcaagTTTATGAATAATGAGAGCATGTGTGAATGTGTCCAGCTGACCTGATACACATACCATcaattttataagtttcatattcTGACCCACCCAACTTCCTTGCAGCCTATTCCTTTTTCTGCCACTCTGTATACGACCCATAACTCACACCACACCACATTTTGATTCCCCTAAAGAAAACCCAGAATTTTAACATTCATGAACCTTGACATATATTGGCTTAAAATTTGCATGAATTCAACGATTTCTATTGTTTTTTTAACTCAAAATAAATACAGTAAGACATTCAAAACATTGCAGTCCAGTTACAGAGTGACAACTTAATTTACTTACTTATATGACTATTTGAGAATTGATTGGTGCCaatttcaagagagaaaaaatgGACGAACCAGATTCTGTGCCACTTTTGGATGAAATGAAAATACTAGTTATGTTTCACTTTCGAACTTTTATTACTTAAAATGCAAAGTTGGTAACTCAATATCTAATACGTAATGAGTGTACCTAACACAAAAGGAAGGTATCTTTATAGTTGCGATTAagctattttataaatttagtaATGAAACATGTCAATGACAGTCATCTTAATTGTCAGTCGTTAGTCACCAATTACATCTAATATAATTTCCTCATTaatggggtaagttgaaaaatacctcttttattaatcaattaaccaaatttgcctctaattttatatttatttgaaacatacctcattttatatgtattgtacccaaaataccctgacataaaagagtcacatggagagtatcttgaagtgacaggggcataATTGgtataatgtttaaaaaaagaggtaaaaatgatagactttaaaaaaaagggtaaaaataaaagaagataatataaaaagggtatagaataTAATTTCCTCTTAATGTATTGGGACCTGTTTTTTTGGGTAAGGCCCATGGGATAAGGAAGGTGGTCCAAGTCAACTTCACTCCACTGAAATTTTATGCAAATTTGCTATTGaaaaagattacgattgtgatgCTTGTAGATTTCTGTGTACCTACACCATCTCACATTTTAGGGCACATAACCCCACTTATTACTTCCTTTTAAGCCACCCAGACAAAAATTATGGCCTTATTACTcaaaagtaaaaaaagaaaaaaagtaatcTCAATTTTAtgcaaaatcaataaaaaacatTACTGTCTGTGTTGAGAATGAGAGCTACTATTCTAACTCTGaacataacatatatattgtaataaatTTCAGTGAATTATAATCAAATTGCTCTCAAATTATAACCTACTCTCTTTAATTACTATTTAGAAAGGTTCAAATTGGAAgtagagagaaaataaaaagcTACATGTTCACTTTCATAGGCAAATACTCATACAATACAAGTGCTCTGTTTAGTAAACATAAAATCTAAATCAGATCATAAATCCACAAAGATATCTTCTCTCAAATATATTCACTttcctccaaaaaaaaaaaatgaacaaggaaggttaaaataaaaaatgagtgAAAACTCAAAATTAACCTAATTAAAGCATAGAGTAATATAGATAGAGAATCACTGCTGTGCTTAGCTTGATTAAACAAATAATCATGTAAATCATCATATATAGTAAACTTAGTAAGTAATATCTCTATAGCAAATCTCAACAAGAACAAGCAGAAAGCTTTTTCATCTCACTGATTTCCATCTCAGACCCAGAAATGACATCAATTTTGGAACCCTGAAGTTCCACACCATTAGTCTTTGACCCATTTCCACACTCCAAACTTTTCTTCGAAACGACACCGTATATCTCCTCCAAAACCCTGAAGAACGCAGTGTTGACGTTGTCACCGCTGAGAGCCGATGTCTCGGAGAAGAAAAGGCCCTGATCCTCGGCGAACTCGACGGCGTCCTCTGTCGGCACGGCTCTCATGTCGACCAAATCAGCCTTGTTACCGATCAGCATGATCACTATGGAGCTGTCGGCGTGGGCTCGGAGCTCCTCCACCCACCTGGCCACGTGGTCGAAGCTCTGCCTCTTCGTTATGTCGTACACCAACATCGCCCCTAGTGCTCCTCTGTAGTAAGCACTTGTTACAGCTCGATACCTATTTTATTACATGAAATTTCAGATTATATATGATCGAGATCTTAACAATGGTTGTTTTGTATgattaaaaagaagaaaagaaaatagaatagaCCTTTCTTGGCCGGCTGTATCCCAGATCTGAGCTTTGATGAGTTTGTCATTAATGGTGACAGTACGAGTCTGGAACTCAACTCCAATGGTGGACTTTGAGTCAAAACAAAACTCGTTTTTGGTAAACCTGGAAAGTATTTGAGTTTTGCCAACTGCAGAATCTCCAATCACCACCACTTTGAAAACGTAATCAATATTCTCATGCCCATTTTCTTGATAAGAAGATCTCTGACTCTGATCATTATTATTAGCTTCAGTCCCATTCATTT is a window from the Cannabis sativa cultivar Pink pepper isolate KNU-18-1 chromosome 1, ASM2916894v1, whole genome shotgun sequence genome containing:
- the LOC115707121 gene encoding ras-related protein RABA3; its protein translation is MNQEMNGTEANNNDQSQRSSYQENGHENIDYVFKVVVIGDSAVGKTQILSRFTKNEFCFDSKSTIGVEFQTRTVTINDKLIKAQIWDTAGQERYRAVTSAYYRGALGAMLVYDITKRQSFDHVARWVEELRAHADSSIVIMLIGNKADLVDMRAVPTEDAVEFAEDQGLFFSETSALSGDNVNTAFFRVLEEIYGVVSKKSLECGNGSKTNGVELQGSKIDVISGSEMEISEMKKLSACSC